The proteins below come from a single Vigna radiata var. radiata cultivar VC1973A unplaced genomic scaffold, Vradiata_ver6 scaffold_304, whole genome shotgun sequence genomic window:
- the LOC106754895 gene encoding soyasapogenol B glucuronide galactosyltransferase isoform X2: MAKAMDSQQQHQLNVTFLPYPTPGHMNPMIDTARLFARHGVNVTIIATPANALTFQNAIDSDFSHGYHIRTHLLAFPAAQVGLPQGVENMKDGTSLELLGRISHGLSMLKGDIELLFQDLHPDCIVTDMSYSWTVESASKLGIPRIFFYSSSYLSNCASHYVIQHRPHDRLVSDTDKFSIPGFPHRIEMTPLQLVFWVRVREEVSHYFEGMFASERRSYGAIYNSFHELESEYEQLHKSXVGIKSWSIGPVSAWVNKDDGQKINREHKEDLPEEPQWLTWLNTQQNDSVIYVNFGSLVRLHHAQLVELAYGLENSGHSFIWVIRRKDENEDEYSFLQEFEDKMKESKKGFIIWNWAPQLLILNHPAIGGIVSHCGWNSLLESLSAGLPVITWPMFAEQFYNERLVVDVLKVGVSVGAKENKFWAYGDNDNVVERVDITKAVLELMETEEGKEMRRRAIKLGDASKKTIEKGGHSYNNLIQLIDELKSLKISKALAEAS; this comes from the exons ATGGCCAAAGCTATGGATTCTCAACAGCAACACCAATTGAATGTCACTTTTCTTCCATATCCAACTCCTGGCCATATGAACCCCATGATTGACACAGCAAGGTTATTTGCCAGACATGGTGTTAATGTCACCATTATAGCAACCCCGGCTAATGCTTTAACTTTCCAAAATGCCATTGACAGTGACTTCAGCCATGGATACCATATCAGAACCCATCTCCTTGCATTCCCTGCAGCTCAAGTAGGTCTTCCTCAAGGGGTTGAAAACATGAAAGATGGCACTTCCCTAGAACTACTGGGCCGAATCAGTCATGGATTATCAATGCTCAAGGGTGATATTGAGCTTCTGTTTCAAGATCTGCATCCAGATTGCATAGTGACTGATATGAGTTATTCTTGGACTGTGGAATCCGCATCAAAACTGGGTATTCCAAGAATCTTCTTTTACAGCTCAAGCTACCTATCCAACTGTGCTAGTCATTATGTCATCCAGCACAGGCCTCATGACAGGTTAGTGTCCGATACCGACAAGTTTTCAATTCCTGGTTTTCCTCATAGAATAGAGATGACCCCTCTACAGCTAGTATTCTGGGTAAGGGTTCGTGAAGAAGTCTCACACTATTTTGAGGGAATGTTTGCATCAGAGAGAAGAAGCTATGGAGCAATCTATAATAGTTTTCATGAACTTGAAAGCGAGTATGAGCAACTTCATAAGAGTNTAGTGGGGATCAAATCTTGGAGTATTGGACCAGTTTCAGCCTGGGTTAACAAGGATGATGGACAAAAGATCAATAGGGAACACAAGGAAGACCTTCCAGAAGAGCCACAATGGCTAACTTGGCTTAACACTCAGCAGAATGACTCTGTAATTTATGTGAATTTTGGAAGCCTCGTTAGGCTCCATCATGCTCAACTTGTAGAACTGGCTTACGGGCTTGAAAATTCTGGTCATAGTTTCATCTGGGTCATCAGGAGAAAGGATGAAAATGAGGATGAATACAGTTTCCTGCAAGAGTTTGAGGATAAGATGAAAGAAAGCAAGAAGGGTTTTATCATATGGAACTGGGCACCACAGCTGCTGATATTGAATCACCCTGCCATAGGAGGCATTGTGTCTCACTGTGGTTGGAACTCCCTTCTTGAAAGCTTGAGTGCTGGATTGCCAGTCATCACATGGCCTATGTTTGCAGAACAATTTTACAATGAGAGGTTGGTAGTTGATGTGTTGAAGGTTGGAGTTTCAGTGGGAGCTAAGGAAAACAAGTTTTGGGCATATGGTGACAATGATAATGTGGTGGAAAGGGTAGATATTACCAAAGCTGTCTTAGAGTTGATGGAGACAGAAGAGGGCAAAGAAATGAGAAGGAGAGCAATAAAATTGGGTGATGCTTCGAAGAAGACTATAGAGAAGGGTGGACACTCTTACAACAACTTGATTCAGTTGATAG ATGAGCTTAAATCTTTGAAGATATCTAAAGCACTTGCAGAAGCAAGTTAG
- the LOC106754895 gene encoding soyasapogenol B glucuronide galactosyltransferase isoform X3, translated as MAKAMDSQQQHQLNVTFLPYPTPGHMNPMIDTARLFARHGVNVTIIATPANALTFQNAIDSDFSHGYHIRTHLLAFPAAQVGLPQGVENMKDGTSLELLGRISHGLSMLKGDIELLFQDLHPDCIVTDMSYSWTVESASKLGIPRIFFYSSSYLSNCASHYVIQHRPHDRLVSDTDKFSIPGFPHRIEMTPLQLVFWVRVREEVSHYFEGMFASERRSYGAIYNSFHELESEYEQLHKSXVGIKSWSIGPVSAWVNKDDGQKINREHKEDLPEEPQWLTWLNTQQNDSVIYVNFGSLVRLHHAQLVELAYGLENSGHSFIWVIRRKDENEDEYSFLQEFEDKMKESKKGFIIWNWAPQLLILNHPAIGGIVSHCGWNSLLESLSAGLPVITWPMFAEQFYNERLVVDVLKVGVSVGAKENKFWAYGDNDNVVERVDITKAVLELMETEEGKEMRRRAIKLGDASKKTIEKGGHSYNNLIQLIDELKSLKISKALAEAS; from the exons ATGGCCAAAGCTATGGATTCTCAACAGCAACACCAATTGAATGTCACTTTTCTTCCATATCCAACTCCTGGCCATATGAACCCCATGATTGACACAGCAAGGTTATTTGCCAGACATGGTGTTAATGTCACCATTATAGCAACCCCGGCTAATGCTTTAACTTTCCAAAATGCCATTGACAGTGACTTCAGCCATGGATACCATATCAGAACCCATCTCCTTGCATTCCCTGCAGCTCAAGTAGGTCTTCCTCAAGGGGTTGAAAACATGAAAGATGGCACTTCCCTAGAACTACTGGGCCGAATCAGTCATGGATTATCAATGCTCAAGGGTGATATTGAGCTTCTGTTTCAAGATCTGCATCCAGATTGCATAGTGACTGATATGAGTTATTCTTGGACTGTGGAATCCGCATCAAAACTGGGTATTCCAAGAATCTTCTTTTACAGCTCAAGCTACCTATCCAACTGTGCTAGTCATTATGTCATCCAGCACAGGCCTCATGACAGGTTAGTGTCCGATACCGACAAGTTTTCAATTCCTGGTTTTCCTCATAGAATAGAGATGACCCCTCTACAGCTAGTATTCTGGGTAAGGGTTCGTGAAGAAGTCTCACACTATTTTGAGGGAATGTTTGCATCAGAGAGAAGAAGCTATGGAGCAATCTATAATAGTTTTCATGAACTTGAAAGCGAGTATGAGCAACTTCATAAGAGTNTAGTGGGGATCAAATCTTGGAGTATTGGACCAGTTTCAGCCTGGGTTAACAAGGATGATGGACAAAAGATCAATAGGGAACACAAGGAAGACCTTCCAGAAGAGCCACAATGGCTAACTTGGCTTAACACTCAGCAGAATGACTCTGTAATTTATGTGAATTTTGGAAGCCTCGTTAGGCTCCATCATGCTCAACTTGTAGAACTGGCTTACGGGCTTGAAAATTCTGGTCATAGTTTCATCTGGGTCATCAGGAGAAAGGATGAAAATGAGGATGAATACAGTTTCCTGCAAGAGTTTGAGGATAAGATGAAAGAAAGCAAGAAGGGTTTTATCATATGGAACTGGGCACCACAGCTGCTGATATTGAATCACCCTGCCATAGGAGGCATTGTGTCTCACTGTGGTTGGAACTCCCTTCTTGAAAGCTTGAGTGCTGGATTGCCAGTCATCACATGGCCTATGTTTGCAGAACAATTTTACAATGAGAGGTTGGTAGTTGATGTGTTGAAGGTTGGAGTTTCAGTGGGAGCTAAGGAAAACAAGTTTTGGGCATATGGTGACAATGATAATGTGGTGGAAAGGGTAGATATTACCAAAGCTGTCTTAGAGTTGATGGAGACAGAAGAGGGCAAAGAAATGAGAAGGAGAGCAATAAAATTGGGTGATGCTTCGAAGAAGACTATAGAGAAGG GTGGACACTCTTACAACAACTTGATTCAGTTGATAGATGAGCTTAAATCTTTGAAGATATCTAAAGCACTTGCAGAAGCAAGTTAG
- the LOC106754895 gene encoding soyasapogenol B glucuronide galactosyltransferase isoform X1 yields the protein MAKAMDSQQQHQLNVTFLPYPTPGHMNPMIDTARLFARHGVNVTIIATPANALTFQNAIDSDFSHGYHIRTHLLAFPAAQVGLPQGVENMKDGTSLELLGRISHGLSMLKGDIELLFQDLHPDCIVTDMSYSWTVESASKLGIPRIFFYSSSYLSNCASHYVIQHRPHDRLVSDTDKFSIPGFPHRIEMTPLQLVFWVRVREEVSHYFEGMFASERRSYGAIYNSFHELESEYEQLHKSXVGIKSWSIGPVSAWVNKDDGQKINREHKEDLPEEPQWLTWLNTQQNDSVIYVNFGSLVRLHHAQLVELAYGLENSGHSFIWVIRRKDENEDEYSFLQEFEDKMKESKKGFIIWNWAPQLLILNHPAIGGIVSHCGWNSLLESLSAGLPVITWPMFAEQFYNERLVVDVLKVGVSVGAKENKFWAYGDNDNVVERVDITKAVLELMETEEGKEMRRRAIKLGDASKKTIEKGGHSYNNLIQLIDELKSLKISKALAEAS from the coding sequence ATGGCCAAAGCTATGGATTCTCAACAGCAACACCAATTGAATGTCACTTTTCTTCCATATCCAACTCCTGGCCATATGAACCCCATGATTGACACAGCAAGGTTATTTGCCAGACATGGTGTTAATGTCACCATTATAGCAACCCCGGCTAATGCTTTAACTTTCCAAAATGCCATTGACAGTGACTTCAGCCATGGATACCATATCAGAACCCATCTCCTTGCATTCCCTGCAGCTCAAGTAGGTCTTCCTCAAGGGGTTGAAAACATGAAAGATGGCACTTCCCTAGAACTACTGGGCCGAATCAGTCATGGATTATCAATGCTCAAGGGTGATATTGAGCTTCTGTTTCAAGATCTGCATCCAGATTGCATAGTGACTGATATGAGTTATTCTTGGACTGTGGAATCCGCATCAAAACTGGGTATTCCAAGAATCTTCTTTTACAGCTCAAGCTACCTATCCAACTGTGCTAGTCATTATGTCATCCAGCACAGGCCTCATGACAGGTTAGTGTCCGATACCGACAAGTTTTCAATTCCTGGTTTTCCTCATAGAATAGAGATGACCCCTCTACAGCTAGTATTCTGGGTAAGGGTTCGTGAAGAAGTCTCACACTATTTTGAGGGAATGTTTGCATCAGAGAGAAGAAGCTATGGAGCAATCTATAATAGTTTTCATGAACTTGAAAGCGAGTATGAGCAACTTCATAAGAGTNTAGTGGGGATCAAATCTTGGAGTATTGGACCAGTTTCAGCCTGGGTTAACAAGGATGATGGACAAAAGATCAATAGGGAACACAAGGAAGACCTTCCAGAAGAGCCACAATGGCTAACTTGGCTTAACACTCAGCAGAATGACTCTGTAATTTATGTGAATTTTGGAAGCCTCGTTAGGCTCCATCATGCTCAACTTGTAGAACTGGCTTACGGGCTTGAAAATTCTGGTCATAGTTTCATCTGGGTCATCAGGAGAAAGGATGAAAATGAGGATGAATACAGTTTCCTGCAAGAGTTTGAGGATAAGATGAAAGAAAGCAAGAAGGGTTTTATCATATGGAACTGGGCACCACAGCTGCTGATATTGAATCACCCTGCCATAGGAGGCATTGTGTCTCACTGTGGTTGGAACTCCCTTCTTGAAAGCTTGAGTGCTGGATTGCCAGTCATCACATGGCCTATGTTTGCAGAACAATTTTACAATGAGAGGTTGGTAGTTGATGTGTTGAAGGTTGGAGTTTCAGTGGGAGCTAAGGAAAACAAGTTTTGGGCATATGGTGACAATGATAATGTGGTGGAAAGGGTAGATATTACCAAAGCTGTCTTAGAGTTGATGGAGACAGAAGAGGGCAAAGAAATGAGAAGGAGAGCAATAAAATTGGGTGATGCTTCGAAGAAGACTATAGAGAAGGGTGGACACTCTTACAACAACTTGATTCAGTTGATAGATGAGCTTAAATCTTTGAAGATATCTAAAGCACTTGCAGAAGCAAGTTAG